A window of Micromonospora eburnea genomic DNA:
GACCTGCCCACGATCACCCACTTCGTGGCCGGTCTGGGCACCACCGGGACGCTGATGGGCACCGGGCGCTACCTGCGGGAAAAGGTGGACGGCATTCAGATCGTCGCCGCCGAGCCCCGCTACGGCGAACTGGTCTACGGCCTGCGCAACATCGACGAGGGCTACGTGCCCGAGCTATACGACGCCGGGGTCCTCTCCCGGCGTTTCTCGGTCGGGACGCGGGACGCGGTGCTGCGGACCCGGCAGCTCGTCGAGGTGGAGGGGATCTTCGCCGGCTTCTCCACCGGCGCGATCCTGCACGCCGCCCTCGCGGTGGCGCACGAGGCGGTGCGGGACGGCCGCGGCGCGGACGTCGCGTTCGTGGTCGCCGACGGCGGCTGGAAATACCTCTCCACCGGGGCGTACGGCGGCACTCTCGCGGACGCCGAGGAGGCCCTGGAGGGGCAGCTCTGGGCCTGATGGCTCGCGGGTCGGGTCGGTCGGCGGCATCCGTCGGCCGGCCCGATCCTTTCGTCTGGGCGAGACGCGTATCGGTGTCACGTTGATGACAACTTCCGGTAGACGATTCTTGCCGACCGGGCCGACGCGTAGGCTGCGCACCGTGGCGCACGCGTCGGTAGAGATCATCGGCGGGGTGACTGCCGGCGCGTCGGCTACGAAGCGTGACATCGAGGCAACCGGATGCGACTGACCGTCCTCGGCTGCGCGGGCAGCTTCCCCGGCCCCGAGTCCCCCTGCTCGGCATACCTCCTGGAGGCGGAGGGCTTCCGGCTCCTGATCGACTTCGGTTCGGGGGCGCTCTCCACCCTCCAGCGCTACGTCGGGCTGCACGCCCCCGACGCGATCCTCCTCACCCACCTGCACTGCGACCACATGCTCGACGCGGTGTCGTACGTGGTGGTGCGCCGATACGCCCCGGACGGCCCGTACCCGCCCCTGCCGATGTACGCGCCCCCCGGTGCGCCGGACCGGCTGGCCACCGCCTACGGCCAGGAGGACGGCACCGTCGAGGACGTCTACCAGTTCTACGGACTCCAGCCGGGCACCTTCCCGATCGGCCCGTTCACCGCCACCGTCGACCGGATGAACCACCCGGTCGAGACGTACGGTGTGCGACTGGAGCACGGCGGCCGGGTCTTCTGCTACTCGGCGGACACCGCGCCCTGCGACGCGCTGCTGCGCCTGGCGCAGTCGGCCGACGTGTTCCTCTGCGAGGCCAGCTACCTCGACGGCGTGGAGAACCCACCGGACCTGCACCTGACCGGCCGGGAGGCCGGCGAGGCGGCGACCAAGGCCGGGGTCGGCCGGCTGCTGCTCACCCACCTGGTCCCGGCCTGGGGCAGCGAGGCGCTCACCATCGAGGCGGCGGCCGCCGCGTACGCCGGACCGCTGGAAGTGGTCCGTGCCGGCGCCTGCTACGACGTCTGACCCTGCCGGCAGCGCCTCGCGTGGCGGTAGCGTCCGGCGACCGGTCGCCTGGCGCGTTCGTCCGGGCCGCGCCCTCGGGCCATGCGGATCGCCAGCGTGACCGAGCCGTTCCCGCCGGGCTGGTGCTCGGCGCCGACTCCACCCGGCCCACCCCGCAACGAACCTGGCCGGGCACCACATAGGGTGCAGGCATGGCGCGACCTGACGGGCGGCAGCCCGACCAACTCCGACCGGTGACCCTGACCCGGGGCTGGAGCACCCACCCGGAGGGCTCGGTCCTCGTCGAGTTCGGGGCGACCCGGGTGCTGTGCACGGCCAGCGTGACCGAGGGGGTGCCCCGCTGGCGCAAGGGTTCCGGGCTCGGCTGGGTCACCGCCGAGTACGCGATGCTGCCCCGGGCCACGAACACCCGCTCGGACCGGGAGAGCGTCAAGGG
This region includes:
- a CDS encoding MBL fold metallo-hydrolase, giving the protein MRLTVLGCAGSFPGPESPCSAYLLEAEGFRLLIDFGSGALSTLQRYVGLHAPDAILLTHLHCDHMLDAVSYVVVRRYAPDGPYPPLPMYAPPGAPDRLATAYGQEDGTVEDVYQFYGLQPGTFPIGPFTATVDRMNHPVETYGVRLEHGGRVFCYSADTAPCDALLRLAQSADVFLCEASYLDGVENPPDLHLTGREAGEAATKAGVGRLLLTHLVPAWGSEALTIEAAAAAYAGPLEVVRAGACYDV